The following are encoded in a window of Clostridium thermarum genomic DNA:
- the dnaA gene encoding chromosomal replication initiator protein DnaA, with amino-acid sequence MSAQLYELWEKTLNIIKGELTEVSFNTWIKSAVPLSISEDTIKFGVPNDFTKEILDTRYKDLLINAIKLISTKRYNIEFSIVSEETAAIEKTKEEPRKNVQVSDEMTATLNPKYTFDSFVIGNSNRFAHAASLAVAESPAKAYNPLFIYGGVGLGKTHLMHAIGHYILKTNPKAKVVYVSSEKFTNELINSIKDDKNVDFRNKYRNVDVLLIDDIQFIAGKERTQEEFFHTFNALHEANKQIILSSDRPPKEIPTLEDRLRSRFEWGLIADIQPPDFETRIAILKKKADVEKLNIPNEVMVYIASQIKSNIRELEGALIRIVAYSSLTNKEVSVDLASEALKDIISNKQSKHITIDLIQDVVSSYYNLKVEDFKSQRRTRNVAFPRQIAMYLCRKLTDMSLPKIGEEFGGRDHTTVIHAYEKISEALQADEALQNTINDLSKKITQK; translated from the coding sequence ATGAGCGCCCAATTATATGAACTCTGGGAAAAAACATTGAATATAATCAAAGGCGAGCTTACAGAAGTAAGTTTTAACACATGGATCAAAAGTGCCGTTCCTCTTTCTATTTCTGAGGATACAATAAAATTTGGTGTTCCAAATGATTTTACAAAGGAAATTCTGGATACTCGCTATAAGGACTTATTGATCAATGCCATAAAGCTCATTTCAACTAAACGTTACAACATAGAATTTTCAATAGTATCGGAAGAAACTGCAGCTATTGAAAAAACTAAAGAGGAACCGAGGAAGAATGTGCAGGTATCTGATGAGATGACAGCTACCTTAAATCCCAAATATACTTTTGACTCCTTTGTTATAGGTAATAGTAATCGATTTGCTCACGCAGCATCACTTGCAGTAGCTGAATCACCAGCCAAAGCATATAACCCTCTATTTATATATGGGGGGGTAGGTCTAGGAAAAACTCACTTAATGCATGCAATTGGCCACTATATACTTAAAACCAATCCTAAGGCAAAGGTCGTCTATGTATCTTCAGAAAAGTTTACAAATGAGTTAATTAACTCTATTAAGGATGATAAAAACGTTGATTTTAGAAATAAATATAGAAACGTTGACGTACTTCTTATAGATGATATTCAATTTATTGCAGGTAAAGAAAGAACTCAAGAAGAATTTTTCCATACTTTTAATGCTTTACATGAGGCTAATAAGCAAATAATTTTGTCTAGTGACCGTCCCCCAAAAGAAATCCCAACTTTAGAGGATAGGCTAAGATCTCGTTTTGAATGGGGACTTATCGCAGATATTCAGCCTCCCGATTTTGAAACAAGAATAGCCATATTAAAGAAAAAAGCTGACGTTGAAAAATTAAATATACCTAATGAAGTTATGGTTTACATAGCCTCTCAAATAAAATCTAATATTAGAGAGCTTGAAGGTGCATTAATCAGAATTGTTGCCTATTCATCTCTAACAAATAAAGAAGTTAGTGTAGATCTTGCTTCAGAAGCACTTAAAGATATTATTTCAAATAAGCAATCAAAACATATTACTATAGATTTGATACAAGATGTTGTTTCCAGTTACTATAATTTAAAAGTTGAGGATTTTAAATCTCAGCGACGTACGCGAAATGTAGCCTTTCCACGGCAAATAGCTATGTATTTATGTAGAAAGCTTACTGATATGTCTCTACCGAAGATAGGCGAAGAATTTGGTGGAAGAGACCACACCACAGTAATCCATGCCTATGAGAAAATTTCTGAAGCTTTGCAAGCAGACGAAGCCCTTCAGAACACTATAAATGACCTTTCAAAAAAGATAACACAAAAATAA
- the dnaN gene encoding DNA polymerase III subunit beta, protein MKFICQKNVLQEAISIAQKAVTGKSTIPVLEGLLLKAVNNTLTIIGSDADLSIETKCEAEVLEFGSIVVDAKLLGEIIRKLPNDNVEISTLENNTLQIYCQKSNFTLVHMSADDYPTLPQINENMIFNVPQCILKNMIKGTIFAIAQDETRPILTGVLFEVKDNKLNMVALDGYRLALRSEYLETANTISAVIPGKTLNEIAKILEDKQDMTYITFTTNHILFNLGNTKVISRLLEGEFIKYTSIIPDEHNLKITAKRSQILNCIERASLLAKEGNTNLIKLNIQEDNLIITSNSQLGKVKEELSIILQGQPLQIAFNSKYLIDVLKIMEEEEITMEFSSAVSPCIIRNKEVDNCIYLVLPVRLLNN, encoded by the coding sequence ATGAAGTTTATATGTCAAAAAAATGTTCTGCAAGAAGCTATATCTATTGCACAAAAAGCTGTTACAGGAAAATCTACAATACCAGTACTAGAAGGACTTTTGTTAAAAGCAGTAAACAATACGCTAACAATCATTGGATCTGACGCAGATCTAAGTATTGAAACAAAATGTGAAGCTGAAGTTTTAGAATTTGGAAGTATAGTAGTAGATGCAAAGCTTTTAGGAGAGATTATTAGAAAATTACCGAACGATAATGTTGAAATATCTACTTTGGAGAATAATACCTTACAAATATATTGCCAGAAGTCAAATTTCACATTAGTTCATATGAGTGCAGATGACTATCCAACACTACCACAGATAAATGAGAATATGATTTTCAATGTTCCACAATGTATACTGAAAAATATGATTAAGGGAACAATATTTGCAATAGCTCAAGATGAGACCAGGCCAATACTTACCGGAGTTCTTTTTGAGGTTAAGGATAACAAACTGAATATGGTTGCTCTCGACGGATATAGATTAGCTCTTAGAAGTGAATATCTAGAAACCGCTAACACAATTAGTGCCGTAATTCCTGGGAAAACTCTAAATGAAATTGCTAAGATACTAGAAGATAAGCAAGATATGACATATATAACCTTTACTACAAATCATATTTTATTTAACTTAGGAAATACAAAGGTGATATCTAGGCTGCTAGAAGGTGAGTTTATAAAGTATACTTCAATTATTCCAGATGAACATAACTTGAAAATCACTGCTAAAAGAAGCCAAATACTAAACTGTATTGAGAGAGCTTCTCTATTAGCTAAAGAAGGTAATACAAACTTGATAAAATTGAATATACAGGAAGATAACCTAATAATAACCTCCAATTCTCAATTGGGAAAGGTTAAAGAAGAGCTTTCTATTATTTTGCAAGGACAGCCACTTCAAATTGCATTTAATTCTAAATACCTAATAGACGTGTTAAAGATAATGGAAGAGGAAGAAATAACCATGGAGTTTTCCAGTGCAGTTAGTCCATGCATAATAAGAAATAAGGAAGTAGATAATTGCATTTATCTTGTTTTACCGGTTCGATTATTAAATAACTAA
- the yaaA gene encoding S4 domain-containing protein YaaA, protein MKEIKIETEYIKLDSFLKWCGEFAQGSDAKMFILAGNVKVNGEVELRRGRKLRNGDIVEFGNEIFKIT, encoded by the coding sequence ATGAAGGAAATAAAAATAGAGACTGAATATATAAAATTAGACTCATTTTTAAAGTGGTGTGGTGAATTTGCCCAAGGATCCGATGCTAAAATGTTTATCTTAGCTGGAAATGTTAAAGTTAACGGGGAAGTAGAACTAAGAAGAGGTAGAAAGCTTAGAAACGGGGATATAGTAGAATTCGGAAATGAAATTTTTAAAATTACTTGA
- the recF gene encoding DNA replication/repair protein RecF (All proteins in this family for which functions are known are DNA-binding proteins that assist the filamentation of RecA onto DNA for the initiation of recombination or recombinational repair.): protein MHVKYLQLINYRNYKELFIELNENVNVFIGDNAQGKTNVLESIYYSSFGRSHRTNKDKEIIKWNENEAYIKLHVVRERLDKKIEIKILKEGKKAISINSIKINKISQLLGNCNVVMFSPEDLKIVKESPGHRRRFLDMELCQLDAAYYYSLVQYNKVLLERNTVLKNRNIDQSILDVYDQQLAAFGQYIIKKRVGYIERLNYYSRTLHKEITSDKENIEFKYISQVSSYENIDSQLLQLLKKNRQKDIDRRTTSVGPHRDDFSIDINGVDTRTFGSQGQQRTSILTIKFSSLKIIKEVTGEHPVLLLDDVLSELDFKRKKYILTSISKVQTIVTCTGIEDIKSYIDDRATIFYVKDGNVEVEKEGE from the coding sequence ATGCATGTAAAATACTTACAACTGATTAATTACAGAAATTACAAAGAACTATTTATAGAGTTAAATGAGAATGTAAATGTCTTTATTGGGGATAATGCTCAGGGAAAAACAAATGTATTAGAAAGTATCTATTACAGTAGTTTTGGACGTTCCCATAGAACCAATAAAGATAAAGAAATCATAAAATGGAACGAAAATGAAGCTTATATTAAACTTCATGTAGTAAGAGAGCGTTTAGACAAAAAAATTGAAATAAAAATCCTAAAAGAGGGAAAAAAGGCTATAAGTATAAATTCTATTAAGATTAATAAGATATCTCAACTATTAGGAAACTGCAATGTAGTAATGTTTTCTCCTGAGGATTTAAAGATTGTCAAGGAATCTCCTGGACATAGAAGGAGATTTCTTGACATGGAATTATGTCAGTTAGATGCAGCCTACTATTATAGTTTAGTACAATATAACAAGGTTTTATTGGAGAGAAATACCGTTTTAAAGAATAGAAACATAGATCAATCCATTTTGGATGTTTACGACCAACAGCTAGCAGCCTTTGGACAGTACATAATAAAAAAAAGAGTTGGATATATAGAGAGGTTAAACTATTATAGCAGGACTTTGCATAAGGAAATAACTTCAGATAAAGAAAATATTGAATTTAAGTATATTTCTCAAGTTAGCTCCTATGAGAATATTGATTCTCAGCTGTTACAGCTTTTAAAGAAAAACAGGCAGAAGGATATAGATAGACGAACTACATCTGTAGGTCCTCACAGAGATGATTTTTCAATAGATATAAACGGAGTTGATACAAGAACTTTTGGCTCTCAAGGTCAACAGCGTACCTCAATTTTAACTATCAAATTTTCGTCTTTGAAGATAATAAAAGAGGTTACAGGCGAACATCCGGTACTTTTATTGGATGATGTTTTATCAGAGTTAGATTTTAAGAGAAAGAAGTATATACTAACCTCAATTTCCAAGGTACAGACTATAGTAACCTGTACTGGCATAGAAGATATAAAATCGTATATAGATGATAGAGCCACCATATTTTACGTAAAAGATGGGAATGTGGAAGTTGAAAAGGAGGGAGAATAA
- the remB gene encoding extracellular matrix regulator RemB yields the protein MFLHLGENVVVPVKDIIAIFDMETSIYGSDTVQFLRMAEEDGFVERITKEKPKSFVIAEVNKKSKIYLSPISSVTLSKRTVVNFDE from the coding sequence ATGTTTTTGCATTTAGGTGAGAATGTGGTAGTTCCTGTTAAGGATATTATAGCTATTTTTGATATGGAAACCTCGATTTATGGTTCTGATACTGTACAATTTTTAAGAATGGCTGAAGAAGATGGCTTTGTTGAACGAATTACTAAAGAAAAGCCAAAGTCTTTCGTTATAGCAGAAGTAAATAAAAAGAGTAAAATTTATTTGTCACCAATATCGTCAGTTACTCTAAGTAAAAGAACGGTAGTCAACTTTGATGAATAA
- the gyrB gene encoding DNA topoisomerase (ATP-hydrolyzing) subunit B yields the protein MLEQEKKAYDESQIQVLEGLEAVRKRPGMYIGSTGSRGLHHLVYEIVDNSIDEAIEGTCKNISVVIHSDNSITVEDDGRGMPIGIHPKMGIPTVEVIMTILHAGGKFGGGGYKVSGGLHGVGASVVNALSVNCQVIVTRDGGVWRQTYSRGKVTSAFEKIGEAEGHGTKTYFKPDPEIFEEKEFDYDILAQRLRELAFLNKGIRIVLSDERTDKKDEFCYEGGIKSFVEYLNRNKEKLHEEPIYVEGKKDDYIVEIALQYNDGYQENIFSFANNIDTVEGGTHLVGFKTALTRAFNDYAKKFGHLKENDKNLSGEDIREGLTAVVSVKLTDPQFEGQTKTKLGNTEVRGIVDNIVGDKVSTYLEENPNVGKTIIDKALLAARAREAARKARELTRKSVLERTTLPGKLADCSSKDPNECEIYIVEGDSAGGSAKQGRNRMFQAILPLRGKIMNVEKQRLDKILGYQEIRSMITAFGAGIGKDFDVEKIRYNRIIIMTDADVDGAHIRTLLLTFFYRYMKELVEKGHVYIAQPPLYKITKGRKDYYAYNDKEKEKILMEIGGQDNNTSIQRYKGLGEMDAEQLWETTMNPEKRTLLQVTVEDAMAADEIFTILMGDKVEPRREFITENAKKVENLDI from the coding sequence ATGTTGGAACAGGAAAAGAAAGCATATGATGAGAGTCAAATACAAGTTCTAGAAGGATTAGAAGCAGTAAGAAAGAGACCAGGAATGTATATCGGAAGTACTGGTTCTAGAGGACTTCATCATTTGGTTTATGAAATAGTTGATAATAGTATAGATGAGGCTATTGAAGGAACATGTAAAAATATTTCAGTAGTAATCCACAGTGATAATTCTATTACAGTAGAGGATGATGGTAGAGGTATGCCTATAGGTATACATCCTAAAATGGGAATACCTACTGTAGAGGTTATAATGACTATACTTCATGCCGGAGGTAAATTTGGCGGAGGAGGATATAAGGTTTCCGGAGGACTCCACGGTGTAGGTGCTTCAGTTGTTAATGCACTATCAGTTAATTGCCAGGTTATCGTAACAAGAGATGGTGGTGTTTGGAGACAGACTTACAGCAGAGGTAAGGTAACCAGTGCCTTTGAAAAGATTGGTGAAGCAGAAGGACATGGAACTAAGACCTACTTTAAACCGGATCCTGAAATTTTTGAAGAAAAAGAGTTTGACTATGATATTTTAGCACAAAGATTAAGAGAATTGGCTTTTTTAAATAAGGGAATAAGAATAGTACTTTCAGACGAAAGAACAGATAAAAAAGATGAATTTTGCTATGAGGGCGGTATAAAATCCTTTGTGGAATACTTAAACCGAAATAAAGAAAAGCTTCATGAGGAGCCAATCTATGTTGAAGGAAAAAAAGATGACTATATTGTTGAAATAGCACTACAATACAACGACGGATATCAGGAGAATATATTTTCCTTTGCCAATAACATAGACACTGTGGAAGGCGGAACGCATTTAGTAGGTTTTAAGACAGCTTTAACGAGAGCTTTCAATGACTATGCTAAAAAGTTTGGGCACCTTAAGGAAAATGATAAAAACCTGTCTGGAGAAGACATTAGAGAGGGGCTAACTGCTGTTGTTTCAGTTAAGCTTACAGATCCACAATTTGAAGGACAGACAAAAACAAAGCTTGGAAATACAGAAGTAAGAGGAATAGTAGATAATATTGTTGGGGACAAAGTATCAACATATCTTGAAGAGAACCCCAACGTTGGAAAGACAATAATTGATAAGGCTCTTTTAGCTGCTAGAGCAAGGGAAGCAGCTAGAAAGGCTAGGGAACTTACTAGAAAATCTGTATTAGAAAGAACAACACTTCCGGGAAAGCTTGCAGATTGTTCTTCAAAAGACCCGAATGAATGTGAAATATATATCGTTGAGGGAGACTCTGCAGGGGGATCCGCTAAGCAAGGAAGAAATAGAATGTTCCAGGCTATACTTCCTCTAAGAGGAAAAATAATGAACGTTGAAAAACAAAGACTGGACAAAATATTAGGATACCAGGAAATAAGGTCTATGATAACTGCTTTTGGTGCAGGTATAGGAAAAGACTTTGATGTAGAGAAAATAAGGTATAATCGTATCATAATAATGACAGATGCGGATGTTGATGGTGCTCACATAAGAACGCTGCTACTAACCTTCTTTTATAGGTATATGAAAGAGCTTGTTGAAAAGGGCCATGTCTACATAGCTCAACCTCCGTTATATAAGATAACAAAAGGAAGAAAAGACTATTATGCCTATAACGATAAAGAAAAAGAAAAAATCCTTATGGAGATAGGTGGTCAAGACAACAATACTAGTATTCAAAGATATAAAGGTCTTGGAGAAATGGATGCAGAGCAACTTTGGGAGACCACAATGAATCCTGAAAAGAGAACTCTTCTTCAAGTAACTGTTGAGGATGCCATGGCTGCTGATGAGATATTCACTATACTTATGGGTGACAAGGTAGAGCCAAGAAGAGAATTCATCACAGAAAATGCGAAGAAAGTTGAAAATCTTGATATATAG
- the gyrA gene encoding DNA gyrase subunit A — MNNLGKVLPIDIKHEMKKCYIDYAMSVIVGRALPDVRDGLKPVHRRILYSMHELGITPDKPHRKCARIVGDVLGKYHPHGDSAVYDALVRMAQDFNLRNTLVEGHGNFGSVDGDSAAAMRYTEARLSKIAVEMLRDINKNTVDFIPNFDGEEKEPTVLPSRFPNLLVNGSSGIAVGMATNIPPHNLGEVIDGVAMIIDNPEVTVKDLMTVIKGPDFPTAGIIKGTEGIREAYETGRGRIIVRAKAEIEEEKGKQKIIVTEIPYQVNKAKLVESIADLVKDKKIVGISDLRDESDREGMRIVIEIKKDANANVILNQLYKHTKMQDTFGVIMIALVGAEPQTLNLKQVLLHYLDHQKDVIRRRTQFELDKALARAHILEGLRIALDHIDEVIRLIRSSKTTEEARNGLMTNFGLSEKQAQAILDMRLQRLTGLERVKIEEEYNELMKNIAYYRDILAREELMLKVIKDELLEIKAKYADERRTVIEKNALEIDIEDLIEEKDVVITLTHTGYIKRIAADTYSAQRRGGKGIQAMATKEDDFVEHIFVASTHSDLLFFTNRGRAYRLKAYEVPDAGRTAKGTNLVNLLPLAGNEKIQAVLTIKKSYEDGYLIMATKQGLIKKTELKEFANIRKNGLIAISLKDGDELLKVKVTRGDAEIVIVTQQGYAIRFSEKEVRPMGRSASGVKAVTLRDDDIAVSMDIVVPDQELLVVSENGFGKRTPMEEYGIQSRGGKGLKTYKVAEKTGKLVGARVVKDGDELMLINNNGVAIRMEVSGISVTSRSTMGVTLMRTGEEEQIVALAKIASSEEMDSASQEDSVKDPNRESAVDDLVDVEDGIENEYNVDTDKIDE; from the coding sequence ATGAATAACCTAGGTAAAGTGTTACCGATTGATATAAAGCATGAGATGAAAAAATGCTATATAGACTATGCTATGAGTGTTATAGTAGGCCGTGCTCTTCCTGATGTAAGAGATGGATTAAAGCCAGTGCATAGAAGAATATTATATTCTATGCATGAATTAGGAATAACACCTGATAAACCTCATAGAAAGTGTGCAAGAATAGTAGGAGATGTACTTGGTAAATACCATCCACATGGTGACTCTGCTGTTTATGATGCTTTGGTTAGAATGGCTCAGGACTTTAACTTAAGAAATACACTTGTTGAGGGACATGGTAACTTTGGATCTGTAGACGGCGACTCAGCTGCGGCAATGAGATATACAGAGGCAAGACTAAGTAAAATCGCAGTTGAGATGTTAAGAGATATAAATAAAAATACCGTAGACTTTATTCCAAACTTTGACGGAGAAGAAAAGGAACCTACAGTTTTACCATCAAGATTTCCAAACTTGTTGGTAAACGGATCATCAGGTATAGCGGTAGGTATGGCTACAAATATCCCTCCCCATAATCTTGGAGAAGTTATTGATGGCGTAGCTATGATAATTGACAACCCAGAAGTAACAGTGAAGGACCTGATGACAGTTATAAAGGGCCCAGACTTTCCAACTGCAGGAATAATTAAGGGAACAGAAGGAATAAGAGAGGCTTACGAGACTGGCAGAGGTAGAATAATCGTAAGAGCAAAGGCAGAAATTGAAGAAGAAAAAGGAAAGCAAAAGATCATTGTAACAGAGATACCATATCAAGTTAACAAGGCAAAGCTAGTAGAAAGTATTGCAGACTTGGTTAAGGACAAAAAGATCGTTGGCATATCTGATTTAAGAGATGAATCGGACCGAGAAGGTATGAGAATCGTTATAGAAATTAAAAAGGATGCCAATGCAAATGTAATATTAAATCAGCTTTATAAGCACACAAAAATGCAGGATACTTTTGGTGTAATAATGATTGCTCTAGTAGGAGCTGAACCACAAACTCTTAACTTAAAGCAGGTTTTATTACATTATCTTGACCACCAAAAGGATGTAATAAGAAGAAGAACTCAGTTTGAGTTGGATAAGGCTTTGGCAAGAGCTCATATACTTGAAGGTTTAAGAATAGCTCTTGATCATATCGATGAGGTTATAAGACTAATTAGGTCTTCAAAGACCACAGAAGAAGCAAGAAATGGCTTAATGACCAACTTTGGCCTATCAGAGAAACAAGCTCAGGCAATTCTCGATATGAGATTACAAAGACTTACTGGCTTGGAAAGAGTTAAGATAGAAGAAGAATATAACGAATTAATGAAGAATATAGCATATTATAGAGATATTCTTGCAAGAGAAGAATTAATGCTAAAGGTAATAAAGGATGAGCTTCTTGAAATAAAAGCAAAATATGCTGATGAGAGAAGAACAGTAATAGAAAAGAATGCCCTTGAAATTGATATAGAAGATTTGATAGAAGAAAAGGACGTTGTTATTACTCTTACTCATACCGGATATATCAAGAGAATAGCAGCAGATACCTATAGTGCCCAAAGAAGAGGTGGAAAGGGTATACAGGCAATGGCTACAAAAGAAGATGACTTTGTTGAACATATCTTTGTAGCGTCTACTCACAGCGATCTTCTATTCTTTACTAATAGGGGAAGAGCATATAGGCTTAAAGCTTATGAGGTACCGGATGCTGGCAGAACCGCTAAGGGTACAAATCTTGTAAATCTCCTTCCATTGGCAGGTAATGAAAAGATTCAAGCAGTGCTTACAATAAAGAAAAGCTACGAAGATGGCTATTTGATTATGGCAACTAAGCAAGGCTTAATTAAGAAGACAGAACTTAAGGAATTTGCAAACATAAGAAAGAATGGCTTAATAGCAATAAGTCTAAAGGATGGAGATGAACTTCTGAAGGTAAAGGTAACCCGAGGAGATGCTGAAATTGTAATTGTAACACAACAGGGATATGCTATAAGATTCAGTGAAAAAGAAGTAAGACCTATGGGAAGATCAGCTTCAGGAGTTAAGGCAGTTACTCTAAGAGATGATGATATAGCTGTATCCATGGATATTGTTGTTCCTGATCAGGAATTACTGGTTGTATCAGAAAATGGCTTTGGTAAGAGAACTCCCATGGAGGAATACGGAATACAGTCAAGAGGCGGAAAAGGGTTAAAGACTTATAAGGTAGCAGAAAAGACCGGTAAATTAGTAGGGGCAAGAGTTGTAAAAGATGGCGATGAGTTAATGCTGATAAATAACAATGGAGTTGCTATAAGAATGGAGGTTTCAGGTATTTCTGTAACCAGCAGAAGTACTATGGGAGTTACACTGATGAGAACCGGTGAGGAAGAGCAGATAGTAGCTCTTGCAAAGATAGCAAGCAGTGAAGAAATGGACTCAGCTTCACAAGAGGATTCGGTAAAAGATCCAAATAGAGAAAGTGCTGTCGATGACTTAGTTGATGTAGAAGACGGTATTGAAAATGAATATAATGTTGATACAGATAAAATTGATGAATAA
- a CDS encoding HD domain-containing protein — translation MGLYRVKQFIWAAFSKVTKDDIEYVNCILDTEEQKLFFMLSVSEQKHCIRVAHDVEKFLEDIKDKSALSISKEDFKKVALLHDIGKIEKRINIIDKSLLVIMNKISPSNLRRLTKVKKVDVYFNHAEKGYEILKELKRYDDRFLYLVRNHHNNGIINDEELDILKHADGLN, via the coding sequence ATGGGACTTTATAGGGTAAAGCAATTTATATGGGCTGCCTTTAGTAAAGTAACAAAGGATGACATAGAATATGTGAATTGTATTCTAGATACTGAAGAGCAAAAGTTATTTTTCATGTTATCAGTATCAGAACAAAAGCACTGTATTAGAGTAGCCCATGATGTTGAAAAGTTTTTAGAAGATATCAAGGATAAATCAGCCTTGTCTATAAGTAAAGAAGATTTTAAAAAAGTTGCTTTGCTTCATGATATAGGTAAAATAGAGAAAAGAATAAATATAATAGATAAATCGTTATTAGTAATAATGAACAAAATTTCACCAAGTAATCTCAGAAGGTTAACGAAGGTTAAAAAAGTGGATGTATACTTTAACCATGCTGAAAAGGGGTATGAAATTCTAAAAGAACTAAAGAGATATGATGATAGATTTCTATACTTAGTGAGAAATCATCATAACAATGGTATAATAAATGATGAGGAATTAGATATATTAAAGCATGCGGATGGCCTAAACTAA
- a CDS encoding transcription repressor NadR: MNSKERRKYILNKLRSDNEPQKGHILASEMGVTRQVIVKDIAILRAEGENIIATPEGYIIPSNYSYKVKRLIAVCHKREDIEEELKIITKYGATIEDVIVEHPLYGEIKGMLMVKNLKDVESFMEKFNKEKAQPLSGLTGGVHMHTIVADSEGTIDAVLSELKEKGYLACD, encoded by the coding sequence ATGAATTCAAAGGAAAGAAGAAAGTATATATTAAATAAGTTGAGATCCGATAATGAACCTCAGAAAGGACATATACTAGCCTCAGAAATGGGGGTAACAAGACAAGTAATTGTAAAGGACATTGCCATATTAAGAGCAGAGGGAGAAAATATTATAGCTACACCAGAAGGTTACATTATACCATCGAATTATTCTTATAAGGTTAAAAGATTAATAGCCGTATGCCATAAAAGAGAGGATATTGAGGAAGAGCTAAAAATTATAACTAAGTATGGAGCAACTATAGAGGATGTTATTGTTGAACACCCTCTATATGGTGAAATAAAAGGAATGTTGATGGTTAAGAACTTAAAAGATGTTGAAAGCTTTATGGAGAAATTTAATAAAGAAAAGGCCCAGCCCTTATCGGGACTAACCGGCGGGGTTCATATGCATACAATTGTAGCTGACAGTGAGGGTACCATAGACGCCGTATTAAGTGAATTAAAAGAAAAGGGATACTTAGCCTGTGATTAA